The genomic segment ACTTTCTTCTCAACCTTGCTGTCGGCATCTGGGTAAGagtcactggtgtgtgtgtgtgtgtgtgtgttttctgcttgTATGCATGTTCAGTTTGTGTCCGTCtgcatgtgcatgcgtgtgtgtgtaacctctttctctgtcagtcaTCATGCAGGGTGAGCAGGAATACTTTGAGCGGATATTTCTTGGCTGGACGGGACATGGCCTGGTGgccggtgagtgtgtgtgtgtgtgagaatgagaaagagagataaactgAAAGAAAAGGAGCCTGGTTTGAGTCtagatgtgtgtgtagtggaATCAATGCTGTATAATTTCTATGATACACAGAGATTTTTCCCTAAGTGCAGAGTATtggtaatttgtgtgtgtgtgtgtgtgtgtgtgtgtgtgtgtgtgtgtgtgtagatcggAGCGTCTCTGTTTGCCAGTTCAGAGGGCTCAGGTCTGTTCATCGGCTTGGCTgggactggagctgctggaggcaTCGCTGTAGCAGGCTTTGAATGGAACGTGagtagacatacacacacacacacacacacacacacacacacacacacacacacacacacaactatatGACAACACTTCTTCCGCTACAAGATGCCATTCTATTGTATCTATTAGCAGGACCCAACACAAAGGATGGAATGAAGCCGGACTGGCCTGCTAATTTGTCCACACATTATAACTATTGTGGTGGCCAACACTAATAGGGCTGACTAGACAAACCCATAGGGCTTGTATATCAACATACGGCTACATTATTTCATAGGCGTTGTTTCTTTTATGTCTGCTAATAATGCATTAAACAACAGGCTTTGCAGTAATTACTTTAATGAATTACTTCCTTGCACACGGTTGTTTAGACAAGCTTGGATCAAGTCGTCCCTGCAGTGTGTATTTGGATGAATGAACTTCCCTCAACAGCTGTAACAtgagcagccagcagcagggggcagcagcagagctTCATACTGTCCAGTTGTATTGGATAATAGTAGAGCACTATTTACAGTTTTTAGGTCCTTTTAAGTAATTTCATTAACGCTTTATGAATATGTACAGCACATAAAGGACAGGTTGACCAGTGAAACGTGCAGCATGTGGTaaaatctctctcctctttttgtcCCCTTTCACTCAGGCCACCTATGTGCTACTGGCTCTAGCCTGGGTGTTTGTCCCCGTCTATGTGTCCTCAGGGGTtagtttccacacacacacacacacacacacacacacacacacacacacacacacacacacacacacacacacacacagacacagaggggtGCGTGTCTACTTGTTAAGGCTGGTTCATCAGGTAGTTTTAGGTGCCaagaaacattttctttacAAGCATTCCCCGCCTAGAAAATTCCCCAACAGGGtgtcacaccacacacacacacactactgtctCCTGATTAGGAAGAACAGGAATGACCCCATTACTCTTTGTTATGTACATAAGTGCATTCAACATAGGGAGGGGTTTTAAGAAAGAACTGTGAACATATAACTTCTCCAAAGTCACCATCTGCTGATCCGCAGGACATACACACCTCATAAAACCATCTTGAGCTTTGCAAGCTTGCATTTCTTTTATAACCGAGTgtggtgaaatgtgtgtgttcagatcgTAACAATGCCAGAGTACCTGGGTCGTCGGTTCGGGGGGGAGAGGATCCGCACCTATCTGGCTGTCctgtcactgctgctgtctgtcttcaccaagATATCAGTaggacacacaaacaacacaacactcCATTTGGTGCCATTTCCCTTTAACCATTTGGAGATGAGAATACCTTCCTGATCAGAATGAATCTTTCCTGTTAAAGTAGTATTGACAGTTGTGTTGTCCTTCTGTCACCAGACTGACCTGTACTCAGGAGCACTGTTTGTTCAGGTGTGTCTGGGATGGAACCTCTACCTGTCCACCGTCCTAATGCTGGTGGTCACTGCTCTCTACACTATAGCAGGTacacaaacaaccacacacaatTACAGCTGTGTGACGCCTGCTTTCATGTATTTCTGTTAGATACATGATAATACATGGTAGTGTTATGGGCTTGAAAACattccctcaacacacacactgacttctCTTTCAGGCGGCCTTGCTGCTGTCATCTACACCGACACTCTGCAGACCGTTATCATGATTGTAGGAGCAATCATCCTCACAATTACTGGTATGTACAATTGCAGTTATtcataaacaaacatgcacacaaccaCAAAGTATGCACGCATGTTTACAAATGCAAACATACAACAACAGTTATTTTGAGGATTGtatggtttgtgttgtgtgtgtgtgtgtgtgtgtgtgtgcctggtcCACAGCCTTTAACAAGATTGGTGGCTATGATAACCTGGAGCGTGTGTACAGTACGGCGGTGCCCAGTAAGATCATCCCCAACAGCACCTGCCACCTGCCACGCCAGGACGCCATGCATCTGTTCAGGGACGCCACCACTGGAGACCTGCCCTGGCCTGGCATGACGCTGGGACTCACTATACTGGCCACCTGGTACTGGTGCACGGATCAGGTAgatatacccacacacacacacacacacacacacacacattcacaggcaAAGACAGACGTACATAACAAAATGATTGTGCACACACAAGAACATCAAACTATTTTGGCTCACATCCAATTCAACCGTAAGTATGCAGATGCTGTCAGTTTGAATTATGGACTACCATTGATGCCGCACTTTCAGTGAGAACAGGAATTTACACATTCCGAAATGTTGAGATGCATTTTGTATCAGAGCTAAACGATGCAGCAGGGGTTTTCCTTCAGCTGCTCACTTATCCAAACAGGAGAGAGGGGCCAGGTCTTAGCAACAATGTGCCTCTTTATTTACAACATTCACTTTTGGTCCCACATCAATGTTTAACATTGTTTTTTATGCCTGTTCTCTACATCTGCCCTGGTCATCATGGACATCTACCAAATATGTTTAAGCAATCAACATGGTAGCCCCACCCCCACACCACCTCAACCAATCACAGTGGTCTCTCCACACTGCTGAAACCAATCAGAGTCAGAGGCCAGAACCAGGAAGCGATGGTTTGGGGGTGATGTGGTTAAattacagagaatgagaatggAAGCTATTCTGCTCCCACAGAAGTCCTGGTAATGTCTATAACCTGTGCTGTGTTTATGGAGTTAAAGCACTCCAATAAGTCTTAGTATTAACTTCTCATTTCTTCCTGTTTGCAATCATGATCATGTTTTCTTAACTGATCATTTACATTCAAAAGATAACATCAAATAAGAAATTTATATCTTCCACCTGACTTCCTTATTGCCAAACCCAGCTGGGTTTGCCTTGTCAAAATATCACATCAGTTAGTTCTTGTATATCGAGCCTCCTGGTTTAAAAACAGGAAATGAGAAACATGCTGGAGTTAATTCCACACTAAAGAGTCACCGCTTTCTGAAAGCAGAATTTTAAAGCAACAATCAGTTAACATCCTTGTGCACCTAAACTGGATCCACAGATAACCAGTTCTACCTAACAGCCTTGTTGCTGTTTGACACTTTCTTCTGCGACGCTCCTCCACGCGCCCTCAAGTGTCTGAGACTGGTCAGTTTTGAGAAAGGCACTCCTAGCACCCCTGTTGGATTGGCTGGTGGCTGTGAAGAGGCGTGATCCATCTTCCTGTAGCCTGGGCTGTGTCGTCGTGGCGACCGGCTGGAGTGTACATCTAGGTGCATCTGGCCAGTATCGGGCTGCAGCACTTGACCCTGCCAGTAACGGTGCCCTCCTATCACAGGGCCAGACGCTCGGGCGGGGCGGTGATAACTTCCCGGTTTGGCGATGACGACTTTAGCTCCTCTCAGCCGCCCTTCACGACCCGGAGATCTAGAGGCCTGAAACaactagacagagagagaggaagcagagagagatgagtgggaTGTATAGTGATGAAGAGAtgaagtgcttgtgtgtgtgtttctgtatctgcAGGTGATTGTACAACGGTCTCTGTCTGCTAAGAACATGAGCCATGTGAAAGGAGCATCGATCTTGGCTTCCTATCTGAAGATGCTgcccttcatcttcatcatcctcccTGGCATGATCAGCCGAGCTCTCTATCCAGgtgcgtgcatacacacacacacacacacacacacacacacacaccttttttcTAGTTCAAAAAGGTATGGTCTGTTTACTGTAAGCAGGCAGTGGCTTGCCCTTGTGCCACCGGTGAAACACACCCATGTTAAAGTGGGTTTGTGGTATGAATGTgggtgagtatgtgtgtgtaagtgtgtgtgtgtgtatgtgtgtgtgtgtgttttcctggtAGTCAGTGACATGTTGAAACATAATGGAACTGCACTGCCTACTTGCACTTACATGCCATGTAAATGTGCACATTCTTATCTCATCATTAGAAAAGGATTTGAAGGACTTAGCCAAGCATGGTGTCCACATCTACTTCTCATTGTGTTATTGCTGTAGTGACATATAGAAATGACTTCCACTGGATCCTCACCTGTcctatgtgtctgtgtggcgAGGGGTGTCCCTGTCTGCGCAgctgctgtgattggtggaTAAGGGCAGCGCTGTCCTCTGACTGGCTGGGAACCCGGAGATCCAGCATGCTCTGAGAGAGGCGGGCCATTAGGTTGACCCCATCTCCTTGGCGATGCCCGCGGCCTGACCCCGTTGTGACTCCATTGGGCAACGGATCACTAGGCTCTGGTTGGGAGCAATCATAGAACTCCTCCTCTGACGCCGTGGAAACGCTGGAGGGGTTCTCATTGGCCGCTTGGTCACACATAACCTTGGTGCTGTCTTGGCTACCTTCACCGTTGCTACTGGAGTCCTTGCCTCCCTCCTTTGATCGTCTGCGGCCGCGGCCAGGCTTCGCATCTTCCTGGCTGTGCACTTTGCTGGAGGAGCCAGCTGATGTGTCCGATTGGTCCTTTTTAATCAGGGTGACCTGTGGTTGGCCGGATTGCTCTGAGAGGGTGGAGTCTATGACCAACTGCAGCGTGCGGGGTTTGGGGATGGGAGGGGCTGGAGGGTGGGCAGTAGTGTGTGTCTCTGGAGTTTGTTTAGAATCGTCTGTGGGCTGTGAATCGGCAGTAACTTTGGTTGATGATTTGGTGATGGGTGTATCAggtttgtgtgcatgctgtgTCAGAGGCGTGTTGGGCTGCGGAGGGGGCCCTCTGGAATCTCTCGCATCAGTGTGGTCCTCATTTGGGCCGGCATGTTTCTGCTCCTCGAGCTGCGTGCTGGGCTGGGGAGTAGAGGCAACTGTCTCCTCAGAGGGGTGTGTGGCTGTACCTGCAGCGTTTGCGTCCCgacctgaagtgtgtgtgtcggtgtgggtgggtggtgtgAACGGCGAGCTGAAGCGTATAGCCTGGCTGACCTCAAACCTCTCTGACCTCTGTAAGTGAACCTGATTGGACCGCTTGTCATCTCTGATGTTGATGAAGCCAATCACGTCGCTCGGTGGGTCTGGCTCAGGCCAGGTAGGCAGGTACGGGATCAAGTACGCTTTCTCCAGACCGGCTAATCCAGGATGCAGGGGAGGGGCCATATGCTCCTTAATACGCCCTTTGAGCAGCCTGAGCCCAGCGGGATTCTGGGAAGTTGAATTCTTGTTGCTGGAATTCTGGTCGGAGGAGGTGGGACTTGCGTGGTTTCCCGCGGCAACCAGGGCGTACTTGGGGTTGATGAGCTTCCTGGCAACAGAAGCTGGCACTGGAAGAGGAGCCGCTTGAGGCAGGGGTTCGGGGATTGGTTCGTCAACCATAGGAACCTTGCTGAGGGACACACCTCTAGAGGTCAGGAAAAGGTCACGGAACTGCAGGTCAAAGGTCTCCACTGCCTGCCCTGTTACCACGGTGATGAGGTGACGGTCCAGACGAGACGACGACCAGGTGAAgctggaaaaacagaaacactcacacatgaatacacatcaGCAGAATTTTTCCCAGGAGTCTCCCTTATTTATACTCTTTCTCTTAAactctgatgtcatcactccTGGTAATAGGAGTGATGACGAATTCTAGTTTATAGTTTATTAGTCATTACATCAGGCATTTGTACTCATGAGTCATGCATCACTATGTTGCATGTTTCTTCCATGTTCCTCTGCACCTTCCCATTAAAGGAGTGATATGGGCTATGAGACCATATAAAGTATTGGTGAATAAGGTAATGATCTATCTCCATGATATTTACGTCTAAAAAACATTCAGCAGAGAAACTGCTATGTTATGAGTAGCTCAATCGGCTGCTATACAGTGTaaactgtaagtgtgtgtgtgtgtgtgtgtgtgtgtgttgaggtggGGGTTTATTGCGCTGGAAAATCTGCCTTATTTTCAGAAATCTATGTTAGCAGGTAAAGCTTTGCATGCTGCCACACCGccttggtgaaaaaaaaaaccaattgGAAACTCGGAAAACTGGAGACATTCATACATTAAATACTCAAATAAAATTGACACAGACCTTACatactcacacattcacacacacaaaccatacaGTAATAATACAGATATAAATAGATAGAGACGGCTCACCTGTAGGAACCAGAGATGGCTCTGTCTCCGTCTACCAGAAGGAACCTCTGGCTCAGAGAACCACGCACCTTCTGAGCCGACCGCGTGTAGAACTCCACACCGCCACAGCAGCGGACACGCAggttctacacacacacacacacacacacacagggttaatGCTATGTAAAGGGATTTCAggttgaggagaggagggaattTCACTGAACAAAAGAGAAATTAGGGAGAGATAAGAGAacaggagggagacaaagaaagTTGTTCCTCAAGAACAGCGCTTCTCTACTAGAACCACAATAAACCTCATGCTTACTGACTCTACAGGTTAGGACatggagtgtatgtgtgtgtatgtgtgtgtgtatatgcttgtATGACACACCCTCCGGTGTTTGTCTTAGGCCCTGCGATAAGGGTGTGGCTCCAGGCGGAGCATTACCTCGTGGGGAAATGTTCTGTGCCAAATCTCACAGGAGGCACGAACTATAGGAGTCATAAAGCCAGCGGAGTTGGCAGATATGAGAGAAGTTGACAAAGAGAAAGGTCTGGGGGTTAGCTTTCAGGACGGAAGAGGgagaaattaaagaaaaaaaacgaattacaggaagtgagtgtgtgcgtggtGAGTCTAATTGCCTGCAGCACAGACAGGAATGTGCCTAGTGTCTATTTGGCCTCCAGTCTAAAATACTTAAACAAAACCTCACCATGAAGCATTTTCTAAGTATTTATTAGCTGTAACTAGACCAGTTCAGCTCAGAGAACAGAGATAAAGAATGATGAATGGATTCAGCCTGCCTATCAACTAGCTGGTACATGAATATTATAAAGGCTTGCAGGTAAAACACTGCTAAGCCCCATTTGTCCCACTTTTCCTTTAATATATTTCCTTTGTATTGTATTATCATTGATTATTGAAAAATGTACGGTGTCATGCTGGCACTTTTCCATCATAAGCTCTGGCCTAAAGCTATTTTACACTTATCAAGAGCAGGCAGCCCTCCAACTAGCTCATCTCCCAGCTTACCAAAACATcatctgggtgtgtgtgtgtgtgtgtgtgtgtgtgtgtgtgtgtgtgtgtgcatgcatatatacCTTTAGGTGTCCGCGGTGCATATCAGCTCTGCCACACATGGACAGGAAGCAAGGGACTGCTGTCATGTCAATGATAATGTAAACAGGAACTCTGCGTTTGTAGGCTGCATCTAGCAGGTCTCGGAATATATCAACATCTGTAAACACATCCATCACCACTGCTattacctacacacacacatacacacacacacacacacacacacacacaggaaactgGTGTTAGTTTTTCCTGATCTGAGTGGGTGGGTTCAATTAAGCCGCTCTTATCAACTATATTAAAGCCATTTAAATCTCAGCGGAAGCCGGCCTCTTAGGCAAAGTGCATTTAGACActcagcaatgaaagaatgagcATCAAAATACTAAAATATTCTAGTTGTATTGAACTGAAGGAGAAGATTCAGTGTTGCAAGCTGTTCCATGAAGTGACTGTCTGCTCGGAACAACAGTGTGTTTTGCAGAGTGGTGATACAGTGTGAACTGGCTGAGGAGTGGGTGTTCTGCTGGTTCAACAACACTGTACTACTTGTGACAGTGTGAAACTCTTTACATGCCAGTGTCTATTCGCTCTTCAACCACCTCCGATGGCGCCAGTATGAAACCAAGCTGCAGTACTAGGTAGAGTTCAGCCCAAAAGGCCGTTTAGTAGGTTAATGCTAGATTGAAGTGCTATTTATCTGTTACAGTGGTGGTTTCATtggtagtgtatgtatgtgacGTTGACAACTCAGTAAATTAGATGAAAAACAAATATGACATGAGCATGAACTAATAAAGCCTAGAGCAAGTCAGCAGTGTGGTTATGTTgatctgtgtttgtatgtttccTGTGCAGCTCTGGCACAAAGctggagggagtgagtgagtgagtgagtgagtgagtgagtgagtgagtgagtgagagtgtgagtgtgtgtgaagtctAAAGGTACTGGCATGTAACGTGTTTGGTGATGTCAGAGTATTTTTTACCTCAGGCATGTCAAGATCAGACCTGTTTTTATTAAACcttgttgtgtgcatgtgtgtgtgcggcacATGTATGTGAGAGAGCAACGGGATGGGAAGAAGCTCTGTGAGAAGGGATGGAGGaataatgagaaatgaaaacGATGGAGGGCTAGAAGATGGGTGGAGGGGTCGGAGATGGTGGGGAGAGTAACAGCATGGAAGAGTGGAGTTTTTGCAAtgttggataaaaaaaaaagggtaaaaaaaaagtgctgcagGTTTAGTAGGGCCTATAGTTCCTAGATACACATTAGAAAACAGACCCCCATTTGTTTTGATTCTGTCTGGAAGCCCACGTGACATGATTTTTGTTAGATGTGACTTGCTGTAGGTAAAGAGATAGCAGTGGAGACATGGAAACCTCTGATCAAAACAGCCATCCTTAGGCCTATATATTCTGTCATTGTTAGGCCTTTAACTCTTAATAACTAAATAGTGAAATTGAACTAGGCCTATGTCTAATTTAGCTTAGGAACCCACTTTTGGAACCACTGCATTATAACATCAATGTACTGGccgatcatcatcatcatcactgcctACCTTCTGGGCTGATGCAATGCTCTTGCGAACCACCTCCTTGATGTGCGTGTGTCCGTCGACCGGAGGCTGCGTGTACACGGTCACGCGCGTGACCCCTCGGTAAGAGATAGCCTCGGGCCAGCCCAGGTCCAGGTCCGCCACCGAGGCCTCAGACCGGTCTGGCCAGTACTGCAGCGACACCGCGCCGTCTCCCCCGTCCTCCCCGGACCCCGGAGTGATGTTCCCCGGCCCTGCCACCGCCTCTGGCTTCTGCTGATGCTCGTGCCCGGGACGGTAGGCCTCCGCCGTGCGTGCCAGCCGCTCCAGCTCCGGTTCTGAGAGGAACTCGCGCACGCCATTCTGGCGGATGTAGTCCGCGAATCCGTCGCGGCCTCTGGAGATCAGAGCCTCGACCGCCAGTCGCTGGTCCTCACTGTAGAAGAACTCCGGTTTGCTCTCGCTCACACGCCAGTTGACGTGGTGATCGTCCAGACATTGGATCTGTGACAACGCCATGACCTCAAATTCCACCGGTCAATAAATAGTTAATTATTTTACCCACACTGACCCAGTTTCCACTAGTAGGCCCGCGGGGTCAAACCCTGGATCCGTGCCGCTTGTTATTATGGTCCATAATGCGTCCGTGTGACTTGATCCAGATCTCGATCCGTCCGATGGAGACAGCTTTCATCTGAGAAGGCTGTGTTTATGTGGCTTGCTAGAACAGTTCCTCTCACAGGATCGAGCTCAACCCAGATCTCAAATTACATTAACGCACGCacgcacccgcacacacacaaacatacacacacactcacgcacaggTGCCGTTAGAACAGATCTACCCCGCCCGGTGCCACGCCTATCACCTGACAGGGGCCAGGCAGCCAGGTAGCGGCTGCGGCGGTCCGGTTCAGccttcagctcctcctgcaCCCCGGGGCCCGGCAGCTGTCTGAGAGgatgagtgtctgtctgtcagccagtGAGTCAATCCAAAGCGGAACTCGCACTCCAGACAGAAAAATAAGTCCCTAATCCGCCCCACTGTGTTGAAACTGTGCGTGACTCAGAAAAACTATTGTGCTGACTACTTGCTTTTCCTTGGAACGGCGAAGTTTAACACGGAGACTGTTCCGCTCAAATATGGCAACTGCCGAGTTCCTCGAAAGACAAAACTCGTAAATTTCATACCAGAAACTGTTAACGCCTACGAGCCTTCACTTTCACCCACTCCGTGTCCACGACGGTTATGTCCGCGaaagttttcttttcttgaaGTTCATCCAGACAGAGAGTTCAGCGAGGTCCGCAGTGTTACCGGCGTGTCTGACCCTGGAATTCGGCAACGGAAGCCCGGTTGCCGGGGGAAGAGAGGCGGAGTGTCCGGTAGttaggagagagggaataaacTCCACCCTCCGCCCTggactgagggagaggaatgCTCCTTTTCACGTCAGTTTTTTTTGAACGTCAGAACCCTTACGAAAGAGAAC from the Centroberyx gerrardi isolate f3 chromosome 3, fCenGer3.hap1.cur.20231027, whole genome shotgun sequence genome contains:
- the fam83gb gene encoding uncharacterized protein fam83gb — translated: MALSQIQCLDDHHVNWRVSESKPEFFYSEDQRLAVEALISRGRDGFADYIRQNGVREFLSEPELERLARTAEAYRPGHEHQQKPEAVAGPGNITPGSGEDGGDGAVSLQYWPDRSEASVADLDLGWPEAISYRGVTRVTVYTQPPVDGHTHIKEVVRKSIASAQKVIAVVMDVFTDVDIFRDLLDAAYKRRVPVYIIIDMTAVPCFLSMCGRADMHRGHLKNLRVRCCGGVEFYTRSAQKVRGSLSQRFLLVDGDRAISGSYSFTWSSSRLDRHLITVVTGQAVETFDLQFRDLFLTSRGVSLSKVPMVDEPIPEPLPQAAPLPVPASVARKLINPKYALVAAGNHASPTSSDQNSSNKNSTSQNPAGLRLLKGRIKEHMAPPLHPGLAGLEKAYLIPYLPTWPEPDPPSDVIGFINIRDDKRSNQVHLQRSERFEVSQAIRFSSPFTPPTHTDTHTSGRDANAAGTATHPSEETVASTPQPSTQLEEQKHAGPNEDHTDARDSRGPPPQPNTPLTQHAHKPDTPITKSSTKVTADSQPTDDSKQTPETHTTAHPPAPPIPKPRTLQLVIDSTLSEQSGQPQVTLIKKDQSDTSAGSSSKVHSQEDAKPGRGRRRSKEGGKDSSSNGEGSQDSTKVMCDQAANENPSSVSTASEEEFYDCSQPEPSDPLPNGVTTGSGRGHRQGDGVNLMARLSQSMLDLRVPSQSEDSAALIHQSQQLRRQGHPSPHRHIGQLFQASRSPGREGRLRGAKVVIAKPGSYHRPARASGPVIGGHRYWQGQVLQPDTGQMHLDVHSSRSPRRHSPGYRKMDHASSQPPANPTGVLGVPFSKLTSLRHLRARGGASQKKVSNSNKAVR